In Actinomadura citrea, a single window of DNA contains:
- a CDS encoding LysR family transcriptional regulator, translated as MLDLHRGRILREVARLGSMTAAARSLAYTQPAVSHHIARLEAEVGTPLVVRHGRGVRLTEAGRVLVEHVEDVLARMGDAEERIAAIAGLRAGRVRAAVFPTAAGGLMPDALARLRARAPGVSVTLVDAEPPEALALLRAGEADIAVVFRHVSMPPETDARFREVVLCEDPLRLLVPAAHPLASAEPPRLEDLAGETWASGCARCRDHLRWACARAGFVPDIAFATEDHVAIQRLVARGLAVTTLPGLALGLHTEPGVAFPDVRDVGSRRISAVVAAGPRPPAVAALLDELAAAPGATG; from the coding sequence ATGCTGGACCTGCACCGGGGCCGGATCCTGCGCGAGGTGGCGCGGCTCGGGTCGATGACCGCCGCCGCCCGCTCCCTGGCCTACACCCAGCCCGCGGTGTCGCATCACATCGCCCGCCTGGAGGCCGAGGTCGGCACCCCGCTGGTGGTCCGGCACGGCCGGGGCGTGCGGCTGACCGAGGCGGGCCGGGTCCTGGTCGAGCACGTCGAGGACGTGCTGGCCCGCATGGGCGACGCCGAGGAGCGGATCGCCGCGATCGCCGGGCTGCGCGCCGGCCGGGTGCGGGCCGCGGTGTTCCCCACGGCGGCGGGCGGGCTGATGCCCGACGCCCTGGCCCGGCTGCGGGCCCGCGCGCCGGGGGTGTCGGTGACGCTGGTGGACGCCGAGCCGCCCGAGGCGCTGGCGCTGCTGCGGGCCGGGGAGGCCGACATCGCGGTGGTGTTCCGGCACGTGTCCATGCCGCCCGAGACCGACGCGCGGTTCCGGGAGGTCGTGCTGTGCGAAGACCCGTTGCGGCTGCTGGTTCCGGCGGCGCATCCGCTGGCGTCGGCGGAGCCGCCGCGGCTGGAGGACCTGGCCGGGGAGACGTGGGCGTCGGGCTGCGCGCGGTGCCGCGACCATCTGCGGTGGGCGTGCGCGCGCGCCGGGTTCGTCCCCGACATCGCGTTCGCCACCGAGGACCATGTCGCGATCCAGCGCCTGGTCGCGCGGGGCCTGGCCGTGACGACGCTGCCGGGGCTGGCGCTCGGCCTGCACACCGAGCCGGGCGTGGCGTTCCCCGACGTGCGCGACGTCGGCAGCCGCCGCATCAGTGCGGTCGTCGCGGCGGGTCCGCGGCCGCCCGCGGTGGCGGCGCTGCTGGACGAACTGGCCGCCGCCCCCGGCGCAACGGGTTAG